In the genome of Arthrobacter sp. PAMC25284, the window CGCGGCCGGCATCGGTGTGGTCTTCGCCGCGCTCAGCCGTCTCTATCTGGGCTATCACTGGATGACCGATGCCATGGCGTCGGTCTCGATATCGCTGGTCGTGCTGGGGGCGGTCATTGCGCTGGACACGTGGCGCACGGCGCGGATACCTGGTGAGCAGATCACGGGAACGCTCTCCACCGAAGACTCCAGCCAGGGCTGAGGCCGCACGCAGTTCGGCGACGCCCCGGTCTCATCGCGCCCGGGACCGTTGCAGCTCGGCGCGCAGCCGATCATTGTCTGCTTCGAGATCCAATACCCTGGCAACCCCCGCCAGGTTCAGGCCTTCCTCCAGCAGTTCGGCGATCCGGCGAAGGACCACCAGATCCGCCTCGCTGTACTGCCGCGTGCCGC includes:
- a CDS encoding MerR family transcriptional regulator, with translation MAGRRAAVGVYAISVAAQIVGTGQQNIRLYERRGLLTPVRTSGGTRQYSEADLVVLRRIAELLEEGLNLAGVARVLDLEADNDRLRAELQRSRAR